Proteins from one Pseudomonas sp. KBS0710 genomic window:
- a CDS encoding aminotransferase class I/II-fold pyridoxal phosphate-dependent enzyme yields the protein MRFSPFVERIAGQGVAAWDIHHAAFQAASQGEDIIILSVGDPDFATPSFITDAAVSALHSGDTHYTEIPGRTALREAVAARYSKTLARSLNADNVIIVPGAQNALFISSLCLLQAGDEVLVLDPMYVTYEATLKASGATLVRVPCSPESGFRLDARLLAAAITPRSRAIFFSNPNNPTGVVLNPQELQAIADLAIAHDLWVVVDEVYESLVFDGQYHSLAALPGMAERCIVIGSLSKSHAMTGWRTGWLIASAEMITHAETLVLSMLYGLPGFVMEAATAAVLAHDEVTVGMRDIYRRRRDLVVAGLSACPGIKVQAPQAGMFVLVDVRGTGLGSLDFAWRLFREAGVSVLDAAAFGEPAQGFVRLSFTLGEARLAEACQRIAGFVAKLAGEPRVAPVPKIEVLAPVEARKMIEVIDLHKRFGNIEVLKGISLTANEGEVISLIGASGSGKSTLLRCINMLEVPDQGSIHVDGESIKLNYGMPGAPLVADAKQLVRIRSTLGMVFQNFNLWPHRTVLENLIEAPTQVLRESRAEAIERAEALLDRVGLAAKRNEFPAFLSGGQQQRVAIARALAMRPKVMLFDEPTSALDPELVGEVLRVIRSLAEEGRTMILVTHEMAFARDVSSKVAFLHQGLIEETGTPDAVFLDPRSERCRQFVNAHQTR from the coding sequence ATGCGGTTTTCCCCCTTCGTAGAACGTATTGCAGGGCAGGGCGTCGCCGCCTGGGACATCCACCACGCTGCGTTCCAGGCCGCCAGCCAGGGCGAAGACATCATCATCCTCAGCGTCGGCGATCCCGATTTCGCCACGCCGTCGTTCATCACCGACGCCGCCGTCAGCGCGCTGCACAGCGGCGACACCCACTACACCGAAATCCCCGGCCGCACCGCCCTGCGCGAAGCCGTCGCGGCGCGCTACAGCAAGACCCTGGCACGCTCACTGAATGCCGACAACGTCATCATCGTGCCCGGCGCACAGAACGCGTTGTTCATCAGTTCCCTGTGCCTGCTGCAAGCCGGTGATGAAGTGCTGGTGCTCGACCCGATGTACGTCACTTACGAAGCCACGCTCAAAGCCAGCGGCGCCACGCTGGTGCGCGTGCCGTGTTCGCCGGAGTCCGGGTTTCGCCTGGATGCACGCTTGCTCGCCGCCGCCATCACCCCGCGCAGCCGCGCCATCTTCTTCTCCAACCCCAATAACCCCACCGGCGTCGTACTCAACCCGCAGGAACTGCAAGCAATAGCCGACCTGGCCATCGCCCACGACCTGTGGGTGGTGGTGGATGAGGTCTACGAAAGCCTGGTGTTTGACGGCCAATACCACAGCCTCGCCGCGTTACCCGGCATGGCCGAGCGCTGCATCGTGATCGGCAGCCTGTCCAAATCCCACGCCATGACCGGCTGGCGAACCGGCTGGCTGATCGCCTCAGCAGAAATGATCACCCACGCCGAAACCCTGGTGCTGAGCATGCTCTACGGCTTGCCGGGTTTTGTGATGGAAGCCGCCACGGCGGCAGTGCTGGCCCATGATGAAGTGACGGTGGGCATGCGCGACATCTACCGGCGCCGCCGTGACCTGGTCGTGGCTGGCCTGAGTGCGTGCCCCGGCATCAAGGTGCAGGCGCCGCAAGCCGGGATGTTTGTGCTGGTGGACGTGCGCGGCACGGGCCTGGGCTCCTTGGATTTTGCCTGGCGCCTGTTCCGCGAGGCGGGTGTGTCAGTGCTGGATGCCGCGGCGTTTGGCGAACCGGCGCAAGGGTTTGTGCGGCTGTCGTTCACCTTGGGCGAAGCACGCCTGGCCGAAGCCTGCCAGCGTATCGCCGGGTTTGTTGCCAAGCTTGCCGGCGAGCCGCGTGTGGCGCCGGTGCCAAAGATCGAAGTGCTGGCGCCGGTCGAGGCGCGCAAGATGATTGAAGTGATCGACCTGCATAAGCGCTTCGGCAATATCGAAGTGCTCAAGGGCATTTCCCTCACGGCCAACGAAGGTGAGGTGATCTCGCTGATCGGTGCCAGCGGCTCGGGCAAAAGCACCTTGCTGCGCTGCATCAATATGCTTGAAGTGCCCGACCAGGGCAGCATCCATGTCGACGGTGAAAGCATCAAGCTCAATTACGGCATGCCCGGCGCGCCGCTGGTGGCGGATGCCAAGCAGTTGGTGCGCATTCGTTCGACCCTGGGCATGGTGTTCCAGAACTTCAACCTGTGGCCGCACCGCACCGTTCTCGAAAACCTTATCGAGGCGCCCACCCAGGTACTGCGCGAAAGCCGTGCCGAGGCCATCGAACGCGCCGAAGCCTTGCTCGACCGTGTCGGCCTGGCCGCCAAGCGCAACGAATTCCCGGCGTTCCTGTCCGGCGGCCAACAGCAGCGTGTGGCGATTGCCCGTGCGTTGGCCATGCGCCCCAAAGTCATGCTGTTCGACGAACCCACCTCAGCCCTCGACCCCGAACTGGTGGGCGAAGTGCTGCGTGTGATCCGCTCCCTGGCCGAAGAAGGCCGCACCATGATCCTGGTCACCCATGAAATGGCGTTCGCCCGGGATGTGTC
- a CDS encoding CDP-diacylglycerol diphosphatase, which produces MKRGTVFKIAGGVLAVLALAGAWQWRGNPDALWRIVSQQCVPDQQQHQNPSPCLAVDLDRGYTLFKDRNGPFQDLLIAVDKVTGIEDPALGRHLLPHYFTQAWRHRAVLSAGLTKPIPDAFVSVAINSRYGRSQNQLHLHIACLRPYTFAFLNQQGESLDEQWRVLPMRLMGHTYSARTLSAADADALDPLAVLREYVDAQGGSMSQYSLLMAPRGDGSFVLLSTQVTLTELNLGSAEELQDPRCDLMTQR; this is translated from the coding sequence ATGAAGCGCGGTACCGTATTCAAAATCGCTGGTGGTGTGCTCGCTGTGCTGGCGCTGGCGGGGGCCTGGCAATGGCGGGGCAATCCTGACGCGTTGTGGCGTATCGTCAGCCAGCAGTGTGTGCCCGACCAGCAACAGCATCAAAACCCCAGCCCGTGCCTGGCGGTGGATCTGGACCGTGGCTACACCCTGTTCAAAGACCGCAACGGCCCGTTCCAGGACCTGTTGATTGCCGTGGATAAAGTCACCGGCATTGAAGACCCGGCCTTGGGGCGGCACCTGCTGCCGCATTACTTTACCCAGGCCTGGCGGCACCGTGCGGTGCTGTCTGCGGGCCTGACCAAACCGATCCCCGACGCGTTTGTGTCAGTGGCGATCAACTCCCGCTATGGCCGCTCGCAGAACCAGTTGCACCTGCACATTGCCTGCCTGCGCCCGTACACCTTTGCCTTCCTCAACCAGCAAGGCGAGAGCCTCGATGAGCAGTGGCGCGTATTGCCCATGCGCCTGATGGGGCACACCTACAGTGCCCGCACCCTGTCGGCGGCGGACGCTGATGCACTCGACCCCCTGGCCGTGTTGCGTGAATACGTGGATGCCCAGGGCGGCAGCATGAGCCAGTACAGCCTGCTGATGGCACCCCGCGGCGATGGCAGCTTTGTGCTGCTCAGCACCCAGGTGACCTTGACCGAGCTGAACCTGGGGTCGGCCGAGGAGCTGCAAGACCCTCGCTGTGACTTGATGACCCAACGGTAA
- a CDS encoding aldo/keto reductase has protein sequence MRIETIRIAGIDKAVSRIALGTWAMGGHLWGGADNEQSIKTIRHALNCGINLIDTAPVYGLGLSEELIGKAVRGMRHSAVIATKAGLQWDDGTTRRNATARRIRKEVEDSLVRLDTDYIDLYQVHWPDPLVAQEETADELERLRREGKILAVGVSNYSCAQMDDFSRHTALATVQPPYNLFERAIDSDILPYARQHSLVLLAYGPLCRGLLTGSMHSATSFTGDDVRKLDPKFKAPRFEQYLAAVAALDSYARECHGKSVLALAMRWVLDQGPTIALWGARRPEQLKGFEEVFGWHLSTDDLTHIDRILASTIKDPIGPEFMAPTKR, from the coding sequence ATGCGCATCGAGACCATCCGGATTGCCGGCATCGACAAGGCCGTCTCGCGGATTGCCCTCGGCACCTGGGCCATGGGTGGGCATTTGTGGGGTGGTGCGGACAACGAGCAGTCGATCAAGACCATTCGCCATGCGTTGAACTGTGGCATCAACCTGATCGACACCGCGCCGGTGTATGGCCTTGGGCTGTCCGAAGAGCTGATTGGCAAGGCCGTGCGCGGCATGCGCCACAGTGCGGTGATCGCCACCAAGGCCGGCCTGCAATGGGACGACGGCACCACCCGGCGCAATGCCACGGCGCGGCGCATCCGCAAAGAAGTCGAAGACTCGTTGGTGCGCCTGGACACCGACTACATCGACTTGTACCAGGTGCACTGGCCCGACCCGCTGGTGGCCCAGGAAGAAACCGCCGATGAGCTGGAGCGCCTGCGCCGTGAGGGCAAGATCCTGGCTGTCGGCGTGAGCAACTATTCCTGTGCGCAAATGGACGACTTCAGTCGGCACACGGCGCTGGCCACCGTGCAGCCGCCCTATAACCTGTTCGAGCGTGCCATTGACAGCGACATCCTGCCCTATGCTCGCCAACACTCGCTGGTGCTGTTGGCCTACGGCCCGCTGTGCCGTGGTTTGCTCACCGGCAGCATGCACTCGGCCACCAGCTTTACCGGGGATGATGTGCGCAAGCTTGATCCCAAATTCAAGGCGCCGCGTTTCGAGCAATACCTGGCGGCTGTGGCGGCGCTGGACAGCTATGCGCGCGAATGCCATGGCAAATCGGTGCTGGCGCTGGCCATGCGCTGGGTGCTCGACCAAGGCCCGACCATTGCACTCTGGGGCGCGCGACGCCCGGAACAATTGAAGGGCTTTGAAGAGGTGTTTGGCTGGCACCTGAGCACCGATGACCTGACACATATCGACCGTATTCTCGCCAGCACGATAAAAGATCCAATCGGGCCGGAATTTATGGCCCCCACCAAACGTTAG